One segment of Synechococcus sp. A15-24 DNA contains the following:
- the msrA gene encoding peptide-methionine (S)-S-oxide reductase MsrA yields the protein MRRLLLALLIGLLGFPSAVMADTETAVFAGGCFWCLEHDLEDLPGVVEATSGYSGGHVDSPTYRQVSAETTGHQEVVEVRFDPAEISYGTLLRSYWRNVDPLDGDGQFCDRGDSYRPVIFTADAAQAREVEASAQAAARELGLPRSSLKVELRDAARFWRAEDYHQNYAELNELKYNFYRFSCGRDRRLDAVWGASARRGDEWSDASETSQNP from the coding sequence ATGAGACGACTGCTGCTGGCCTTGCTGATAGGGTTGCTGGGATTCCCGTCAGCCGTGATGGCCGACACAGAGACGGCGGTGTTCGCCGGTGGTTGCTTCTGGTGTCTTGAGCACGATCTCGAGGATCTTCCAGGGGTGGTGGAGGCCACCAGCGGTTACAGCGGCGGCCATGTGGACAGCCCCACCTACCGTCAGGTGAGCGCTGAAACCACTGGCCATCAGGAGGTGGTTGAGGTGCGGTTCGATCCGGCCGAAATCAGCTACGGCACGTTGCTGCGCAGCTACTGGCGCAATGTGGACCCCCTCGATGGGGACGGCCAGTTCTGCGACCGCGGTGACTCCTACCGGCCGGTGATTTTCACAGCCGATGCGGCCCAGGCCCGTGAAGTGGAAGCGAGTGCCCAGGCCGCTGCCCGTGAGCTGGGTCTGCCCCGCTCGTCACTGAAGGTGGAGCTGCGGGATGCAGCGCGCTTCTGGCGGGCGGAGGACTACCACCAGAACTACGCCGAGCTGAATGAGCTCAAATACAACTTCTACCGCTTCAGTTGTGGCCGTGACCGTCGCCTGGATGCGGTGTGGGGTGCATCAGCGCGCAGAGGTGATGAATGGTCAGACGCATCAGAAACCAGTCAAAACCCTTAA
- a CDS encoding leucyl aminopeptidase — translation MRFSLSTTGLQDWNGDVLVVGLLQDQPATDLEARFPGLGAALSQQQFKGKPSEQLLINRLGKDGPQRLVVLGLGLANAFNLDGVRSAAARAAKAASGHTGSLGLQLSWDGLEPAAAAAAAAEAARLALYADQRFRTAPEPRRHPEALELIGLPATAAAGLEAVGATCAGVELARELVAAPPNVVTPAALAETAAELSRNHGLELTVLERAECEARGMGAFLCVSQGSDLDPKLIHLIYRPDGEVKRRVALVGKGLTFDSGGYNLKVGAAQIDMMKFDMGGSAAVLGAMRSIAERKPAGVEVHMIVASCENMINGSAVHPGDIVTAADGTTIEINNTDAEGRLTLADALLYACEQKPDAVVDLATLTGACVIALGDEMAGLWSNNDGLATALQQAADAGGEGLWRMPLRASYKEGLKSKLADFKNTGPRPGGSITAALFLEHFVGDGIAWAHIDIAGTVWSDKGRGLDPAGATGYGVRTLANWVCNPA, via the coding sequence ATGCGCTTCTCTCTCTCCACCACCGGTCTTCAAGACTGGAACGGTGATGTGCTGGTGGTGGGACTGCTGCAGGATCAGCCCGCCACCGATCTCGAAGCGCGCTTCCCCGGCCTGGGGGCCGCCCTCTCGCAGCAGCAGTTCAAGGGCAAGCCATCGGAGCAGCTGCTGATCAACCGTCTCGGCAAAGACGGCCCTCAACGGCTGGTGGTGCTGGGTCTGGGGCTTGCCAATGCCTTCAACCTCGATGGGGTGCGCAGCGCCGCCGCCAGGGCCGCCAAGGCCGCCAGCGGTCACACCGGCAGCCTGGGGCTGCAGCTCAGCTGGGATGGACTGGAACCCGCCGCCGCCGCGGCGGCGGCGGCTGAAGCTGCGCGCCTGGCTCTCTACGCCGACCAGCGCTTCCGCACGGCACCGGAACCACGGCGTCACCCGGAGGCCCTGGAGTTGATCGGGCTGCCCGCCACGGCCGCCGCCGGCCTCGAGGCCGTGGGTGCCACCTGCGCCGGTGTGGAGCTGGCCCGTGAGCTGGTGGCCGCTCCTCCCAATGTGGTGACACCCGCTGCCCTGGCGGAGACCGCCGCCGAGCTCTCCCGCAACCACGGCCTGGAGCTCACCGTTCTGGAACGGGCCGAGTGTGAAGCCCGCGGAATGGGAGCGTTTCTCTGCGTCAGCCAGGGCTCCGATCTAGACCCCAAACTGATTCACCTGATTTACCGCCCCGACGGCGAAGTGAAGCGTCGGGTGGCACTGGTGGGCAAAGGCCTCACCTTCGATTCCGGCGGCTACAACCTCAAGGTGGGGGCCGCCCAGATCGACATGATGAAGTTCGACATGGGCGGCAGCGCAGCGGTGCTAGGGGCCATGCGCTCCATCGCCGAACGCAAGCCGGCAGGGGTGGAGGTGCACATGATCGTGGCCTCCTGCGAAAACATGATCAACGGCTCCGCCGTGCATCCCGGTGACATCGTCACCGCCGCCGACGGCACCACGATTGAAATCAACAACACCGATGCCGAAGGCCGGCTGACCCTGGCGGATGCCCTGCTCTACGCCTGTGAGCAGAAGCCCGACGCCGTCGTTGACCTGGCCACCCTCACCGGCGCCTGCGTCATCGCCCTCGGCGATGAGATGGCAGGCCTGTGGAGCAACAACGATGGCCTGGCCACCGCCCTTCAGCAGGCGGCGGATGCCGGTGGTGAAGGGCTCTGGCGGATGCCATTGCGCGCCTCCTACAAGGAGGGCCTGAAATCCAAGCTGGCCGATTTCAAGAACACCGGCCCCAGGCCGGGTGGCTCGATCACAGCAGCACTGTTCCTCGAGCACTTCGTTGGCGACGGCATCGCCTGGGCCCACATCGACATCGCCGGCACCGTCTGGAGTGACAAGGGCCGTGGTCTGGACCCCGCCGGTGCCACCGGTTACGGCGTTCGCACCCTGGCTAATTGGGTGTGCAACCCGGCATGA